From the Desulfovibrio sp. genome, one window contains:
- a CDS encoding transposase, giving the protein MASSESPASQTASSNRNLSIFVSVTPSPSSVFFARRPRMAIIAESFTTTTSVSAGARRHGIDKNQLFQWRRQ; this is encoded by the coding sequence ATGGCATCCTCGGAAAGCCCGGCCAGCCAAACGGCGTCATCAAATCGGAACTTGAGCATATTCGTAAGCGTCACCCCGTCCCCATCTTCCGTTTTCTTCGCGCGTAGACCGAGAATGGCGATCATCGCGGAGAGTTTCACGACGACGACGTCGGTTTCGGCGGGGGCCCGCCGACACGGGATTGACAAGAACCAGTTGTTCCAATGGCGGCGTCAATT
- a CDS encoding winged helix-turn-helix domain-containing protein, giving the protein MFPRSTNKPTQAQLVFPLLETVRDMGNKARASDVANELAKRFGVPYEVVTETVSTGDGQEVNLWQRHVRFARQKALAMGYLTSAGRGQWTLTDEGREGIGQSAGAIVVTVITDIAGRPCGAHIDLSVGLPTIHTLKLGDAKDMAWIDSDQIPLIVTSCPYHDLKAYPSSPGQLSDAGSYEEFLEALDACWAECYRVLAPGGRLACNVGDVLRSRRKAVGGSHHVLPLHADILVRSRQLGFQALNGIMWSKKTNVAYESGGNGILGKPGQPNGVIKSELEHIRKRHPVPIFRFLRA; this is encoded by the coding sequence ATGTTCCCGCGATCCACGAATAAGCCGACCCAAGCCCAGCTCGTGTTTCCGCTCTTGGAAACAGTCAGGGATATGGGCAATAAGGCCCGGGCAAGCGATGTCGCCAACGAGTTGGCAAAACGTTTCGGGGTCCCCTACGAGGTGGTGACCGAAACGGTGTCGACCGGGGATGGGCAGGAGGTCAATCTTTGGCAGAGGCACGTCAGGTTTGCCCGCCAAAAAGCCCTTGCAATGGGTTATCTCACCTCGGCCGGGCGCGGCCAATGGACGCTGACAGATGAAGGACGAGAGGGTATCGGGCAGTCCGCCGGGGCGATCGTCGTCACGGTGATAACGGATATTGCCGGCCGACCCTGCGGGGCGCACATCGATCTTTCCGTGGGTTTGCCAACCATACACACTCTAAAGCTGGGCGATGCCAAGGATATGGCCTGGATCGACAGCGATCAAATACCTCTAATTGTCACCTCTTGCCCCTACCACGATTTGAAAGCCTATCCGTCGAGTCCCGGCCAGCTATCGGATGCAGGATCTTATGAAGAGTTCTTAGAAGCGCTCGACGCCTGCTGGGCGGAATGCTATCGGGTCCTGGCACCTGGTGGACGTCTCGCCTGTAATGTCGGTGACGTGCTGCGGAGCCGGCGGAAGGCCGTTGGCGGATCACATCATGTGCTCCCGCTCCATGCCGATATTCTCGTGCGGAGCCGACAACTCGGTTTTCAGGCTCTGAACGGCATCATGTGGTCGAAAAAGACCAATGTTGCCTATGAATCTGGGGGCAATGGCATCCTCGGAAAGCCCGGCCAGCCAAACGGCGTCATCAAATCGGAACTTGAGCATATTCGTAAGCGTCACCCCGTCCCCATCTTCCGTTTTCTTCGCGCGTAG
- a CDS encoding methyltransferase codes for MTIAISPDVRIILGNATIEGNVLKLSGQLDRSAYVQVNKVLEGLGGRWNRGKGGHIFQTDPSELLAGVLEDGSYVNRQKNLQLFETPADLAERMVEIASVSMGDLALEPSAGRGRLVLPLLKRGAKVCAVDIDAQNVGVLKSIVGDLDVTCADFLEWGERQVGDDAIYDAIVMNPPFSNDQAARHTMFAWQLLKPGGRLVSICDAGVFYRDRGLAPKFRQWMDSIRAEMERMAAGTFRSSGTDVASCLIWATKF; via the coding sequence ATGACAATAGCGATTTCCCCCGACGTGCGGATCATTCTCGGAAATGCCACCATCGAAGGCAATGTCCTGAAGCTGTCCGGCCAGCTGGATCGTTCGGCCTATGTGCAGGTCAACAAGGTGCTGGAGGGTCTGGGCGGCAGATGGAATCGCGGCAAGGGCGGTCATATTTTTCAGACCGATCCGTCCGAGCTGCTGGCCGGAGTCCTGGAGGATGGCTCCTACGTCAATCGGCAGAAGAATCTGCAGTTGTTTGAGACGCCCGCCGATCTCGCTGAGCGCATGGTGGAAATCGCCAGTGTCTCCATGGGCGATTTGGCGTTGGAACCAAGTGCGGGCCGTGGTCGGCTGGTTCTGCCGCTGTTGAAGCGCGGCGCAAAGGTTTGCGCTGTCGACATCGACGCTCAGAATGTTGGCGTGCTGAAGAGTATTGTCGGCGACCTCGATGTCACCTGTGCCGATTTCCTTGAATGGGGCGAGCGTCAGGTTGGCGATGATGCGATCTATGATGCAATCGTGATGAACCCGCCCTTCTCTAATGATCAAGCGGCGCGGCACACGATGTTTGCCTGGCAGCTCCTGAAGCCCGGCGGGCGGTTGGTGTCGATCTGCGATGCCGGCGTTTTCTATCGCGATCGCGGCCTTGCCCCGAAGTTCCGCCAGTGGATGGACTCCATTCGCGCCGAGATGGAGCGAATGGCGGCGGGGACGTTCCGCAGCAGTGGCACGGACGTCGCCAGTTGCCTGATCTGGGCGACCAAGTTTTGA
- a CDS encoding DNA N-6-adenine-methyltransferase: MGKGLGGHHSAAARSVVWLTPHFILDALGTFDLDPCAAPLPRPFPTAINHYTEADGDGLLRPWFGRIWLNPPYGKAMGRWMMRLAEHGRGSALIFARTETADFFRAIWQRADALLFLRGRLTFLGADGKPAKANGGAPSVLVAYGQEDVERLHDSGLDGRFVPLSAATCVFVAQAELMPIDGAESTKTTWRDLLEGILRREGRPLTLGELYEFVRDHPKGLNNRNVSAKIRQTLGRGGFSRVASAQYALAI, translated from the coding sequence ATGGGAAAAGGTTTGGGGGGGCATCACAGTGCCGCAGCGAGATCAGTGGTTTGGCTGACACCGCATTTCATTCTGGACGCGCTGGGAACTTTTGATCTCGATCCCTGTGCTGCGCCTCTCCCGCGCCCCTTTCCCACAGCGATCAACCACTATACCGAGGCCGACGGTGATGGGCTTCTTCGCCCTTGGTTTGGGCGCATCTGGTTGAACCCGCCTTATGGCAAGGCCATGGGGCGCTGGATGATGCGCCTCGCAGAACACGGTCGCGGGTCGGCGCTGATCTTTGCTCGGACCGAGACTGCCGATTTTTTCAGAGCGATCTGGCAGCGCGCCGATGCCCTCCTGTTTCTCCGTGGTCGCCTTACTTTCTTGGGGGCGGATGGTAAACCGGCAAAAGCCAACGGTGGCGCGCCATCGGTGCTGGTCGCTTATGGCCAGGAAGATGTCGAGCGCCTGCATGACAGCGGTTTGGATGGGAGATTCGTTCCGCTGTCGGCCGCGACCTGTGTCTTCGTCGCCCAAGCCGAGTTGATGCCGATCGACGGCGCGGAATCGACGAAAACGACTTGGCGCGATCTGTTGGAGGGCATCCTTCGCCGTGAAGGTCGTCCTTTGACCTTGGGCGAGCTTTACGAGTTCGTCCGCGATCATCCCAAAGGCCTCAATAACCGGAATGTCTCAGCGAAGATCCGCCAGACCCTGGGGCGCGGCGGATTCTCGCGGGTCGCCTCCGCCCAATACGCACTGGCGATCTGA
- a CDS encoding tyrosine-type recombinase/integrase, which translates to MVEKATAKSKHAKAPVNANGDIAWGSLVEMFLQRDLSVSPTYARHIQRSVELVGHDLRVSDFTAGRLAGYVDQLRCSGNSDSTIYLRLAGVKRVFAWYRQTTGYDQSPFTGFEEELDRPKGQFNRALSDGDLERFLEESGKFTCVNYQAAIDAAIRIFTVVGISQEEVLALRVKDVIPPWLFAGEGDRRRRVPLYELACDHSFLRYLRTRQAEDEPNAPFIVGKGGRPMTESKMSRNIKAIAEKAGVSPSIRPQTLRYSAALAMDRAGHGLAAIQEAFGYKNRCDAHNLLARLKKEATISEENIDAEARVELSGIDARCFRVITAYQAVHDSEIPDLAYVASALGRQSAVEVFTAFQSLSEKMLISWSPSDDDLALVGRASKGISPDARLQFAVSRMLAYANGRKRDGRTVTIPLLLLDELQQAFQDLDSIKDRKGVAHQTETLRDGVVVPATGGRTPDHAAGMESFLAR; encoded by the coding sequence ATGGTCGAGAAAGCTACTGCAAAATCAAAACACGCCAAGGCGCCCGTCAATGCGAATGGTGATATTGCCTGGGGTTCACTTGTTGAAATGTTTTTGCAACGCGATCTCAGCGTCTCCCCCACTTACGCACGCCATATTCAGCGGTCCGTTGAGTTGGTCGGCCACGATCTCCGCGTATCTGATTTTACGGCCGGTAGGCTGGCCGGATACGTTGATCAGCTTCGCTGCTCCGGAAATTCTGACAGCACGATCTATCTGCGGCTCGCCGGGGTGAAAAGGGTCTTTGCCTGGTACCGGCAAACAACGGGCTATGATCAGTCGCCGTTCACTGGCTTCGAGGAAGAACTGGATCGGCCCAAAGGCCAGTTCAATCGTGCCCTGTCAGATGGCGACCTCGAAAGATTTCTTGAGGAATCGGGCAAATTCACCTGCGTAAACTACCAGGCAGCTATCGATGCCGCGATACGCATCTTCACAGTCGTCGGGATCTCCCAAGAAGAGGTGCTGGCGCTTAGAGTGAAGGACGTGATCCCGCCCTGGCTTTTTGCTGGGGAGGGTGATCGGCGTCGCCGCGTGCCGCTTTATGAGCTTGCCTGCGATCACTCGTTCCTGCGGTATCTTCGCACCAGGCAGGCTGAAGACGAGCCAAACGCGCCTTTCATTGTCGGCAAAGGCGGTCGGCCGATGACCGAAAGCAAGATGTCGCGCAACATCAAGGCAATTGCCGAAAAGGCCGGTGTTTCGCCCAGTATCCGGCCGCAGACCTTGCGATATTCGGCCGCGCTTGCCATGGACCGTGCCGGCCACGGGTTGGCCGCGATTCAGGAAGCCTTTGGCTACAAAAACCGCTGTGACGCGCATAATCTGCTGGCTCGCTTGAAGAAAGAGGCGACAATCTCAGAGGAAAATATCGACGCTGAGGCTCGCGTAGAATTGTCCGGTATCGATGCGAGGTGTTTCCGCGTTATTACCGCCTATCAAGCGGTACATGATTCCGAGATTCCCGATCTTGCCTACGTGGCATCTGCACTTGGGCGACAGAGTGCCGTGGAGGTTTTCACGGCCTTCCAAAGTCTGTCGGAGAAAATGTTGATCAGTTGGTCTCCATCCGACGACGACCTGGCACTTGTCGGTCGAGCGTCCAAGGGCATCTCTCCTGATGCAAGACTGCAGTTTGCTGTTTCCCGAATGTTGGCCTACGCGAACGGCCGCAAACGTGATGGCCGGACCGTCACAATCCCTCTTTTGCTGCTCGATGAGCTTCAGCAAGCATTTCAGGACTTGGACAGCATCAAAGATCGAAAGGGAGTCGCTCACCAGACCGAAACTCTTCGTGATGGGGTGGTGGTCCCCGCGACCGGTGGTCGTACCCCCGACCACGCGGCTGGAATGGAGTCGTTCTTAGCCCGGTAA
- a CDS encoding helix-turn-helix domain-containing protein, producing the protein MLTSRQNELLSLIYETIKETGISPTIDEIRDRLGLKSKSSVHRMLDCLEERGFIRRLSRRARALEIIKMPPAPGVFRTQDGAGVVYTLRRNDTGQPVTIERNGVPFLAIISIDQSDDDEIEAVVDVLNTAASGASSLLKARA; encoded by the coding sequence ATGCTGACGTCGCGGCAAAACGAACTGCTTTCGCTGATCTACGAAACGATCAAAGAGACGGGGATATCCCCCACCATTGACGAAATTCGGGATCGCTTGGGCCTGAAATCGAAATCCAGTGTCCATCGGATGCTCGACTGCTTGGAGGAGCGCGGCTTTATTCGCAGGCTATCCCGGCGGGCGAGAGCCTTGGAGATTATCAAGATGCCGCCGGCACCCGGTGTTTTCAGAACCCAAGACGGCGCCGGGGTCGTCTATACGCTCCGGAGAAACGATACCGGCCAGCCGGTGACCATCGAGCGAAATGGGGTGCCGTTCTTGGCCATCATTTCCATCGATCAATCTGATGATGACGAGATTGAAGCTGTGGTCGATGTGCTCAACACGGCAGCGAGCGGTGCGAGCAGTCTTTTGAAAGCCAGAGCCTAA
- the recA gene encoding recombinase RecA, translating into MNNGSLALATNDRVDRTKALDAALTQIERSFGKGSIMRMGSREVVEVDTISTGSLGLDLGLGIGGLPRGRIVEVYGPESSGKTTLALHVIAEAQKRGGACAFVDAEHALDPVYARKLGVNLDELLISQPDAGEQALEIADTLVRSGAIDVLVVDSVAALVPRAELEGEMGDSHVGLQARLMSQALRKLTATVSRSKCMVIFINQIRMKIGVMFGSPETTTGGNALKFYASVRLDIRRIGSIKDKDEVVGNQTRVKVVKNKLAPPFKVVDFDIMYGEGVSKMGELVDLGVKAGVVEKSGAWFSYNSQRIGQGRENAKQFLRDHPEIAAEIENTIRSNARSVSASLDGGDEATDAE; encoded by the coding sequence ATGAATAACGGTTCTCTGGCCTTGGCCACCAACGATCGTGTCGATCGTACCAAGGCGTTGGATGCAGCACTCACGCAAATCGAGCGGTCTTTCGGCAAGGGCTCGATCATGCGCATGGGCTCGCGCGAAGTGGTCGAGGTGGACACAATCTCCACCGGCTCCCTGGGGTTGGATCTTGGGCTCGGTATCGGCGGGCTTCCCCGCGGCCGGATCGTCGAGGTCTATGGTCCGGAGAGTTCGGGTAAGACCACGCTGGCGCTTCACGTCATCGCCGAGGCGCAGAAGAGGGGTGGCGCGTGTGCCTTCGTCGACGCCGAGCATGCGCTTGACCCGGTCTATGCCCGCAAACTCGGCGTCAATCTCGACGAGTTGCTGATCTCGCAGCCGGACGCCGGCGAGCAGGCTCTTGAAATCGCCGACACGCTGGTGCGGTCCGGGGCGATCGACGTCCTGGTGGTCGACTCGGTCGCTGCTCTCGTGCCGCGGGCCGAGCTGGAGGGCGAGATGGGTGACTCCCATGTCGGCCTGCAAGCCCGGTTGATGAGCCAGGCGCTGCGCAAGCTGACTGCCACGGTGTCCCGCTCGAAATGCATGGTTATCTTCATCAACCAGATCCGCATGAAGATTGGTGTGATGTTCGGTTCTCCTGAGACGACGACCGGCGGCAACGCGCTGAAATTTTATGCTTCGGTCCGCCTCGATATCCGCCGGATCGGGTCCATCAAGGACAAGGACGAGGTGGTCGGAAACCAGACCCGCGTCAAGGTGGTCAAGAACAAGCTCGCGCCGCCGTTCAAGGTGGTCGACTTTGACATCATGTATGGCGAAGGCGTCTCCAAAATGGGCGAGTTGGTCGATCTCGGCGTCAAGGCAGGGGTGGTCGAGAAGTCGGGCGCCTGGTTCTCGTACAATTCGCAGCGCATCGGCCAGGGCCGGGAGAACGCCAAGCAGTTCCTTCGCGACCATCCCGAAATCGCCGCCGAGATCGAGAACACGATCCGGAGCAATGCCCGCTCGGTCAGTGCCAGTCTCGACGGTGGCGACGAGGCGACCGACGCCGAATAG
- a CDS encoding PfkB family carbohydrate kinase: MVKFAILGSAHLSLISRVQGYADISDRPGELEFSYGGAGFNLATTLVRLGANATLGTILSDTSMSRMIVGDLQRAGVVVRPEFRKGLPEAGYSAHVTESGDVLSAVTSTPVSKASFRQDYLVSMVREADVVVLECNLSSDTLIRATKIANEAKKPVWVGGVSEVKALKILDLHAAECRLNGLFLNETELAGLLSASSAAEQPSELTRRFGQRVLARASGLGLQPFELAGWLGGAVIETRGKAGVAVWEAARAAPIAEYMGPRQAPAGAAGGSIWQGAGDQLMAMTLYLMATEQIGVGEAACRASQTISESPRQFLNASGPNPLEAKISSLRDAALLDPLTSLVNRRGLDDWLTQHDSQAEMSLLLLDIDHFKKVNDQFGHDVGDNVLRRIGAIISNALRTSDCGCRWGGEEMIAVLPYTGLPGALEVAERLRRVIETHQFAHGRVTCSVGVATGTMDTLEATREASDQALYQAKKSGRNRVVAADRSESELQA; this comes from the coding sequence GTGGTCAAGTTTGCGATCTTGGGGTCTGCGCATCTCAGCCTGATCAGCCGTGTCCAAGGTTATGCGGACATTTCTGATCGTCCGGGTGAGTTGGAATTCTCATATGGTGGCGCGGGTTTCAATCTTGCCACCACCTTGGTTCGGCTTGGTGCCAACGCGACCTTGGGCACGATCCTATCCGACACCAGCATGTCACGCATGATCGTGGGTGATTTGCAGCGCGCTGGTGTCGTCGTACGACCGGAGTTCCGTAAGGGTTTGCCAGAAGCCGGCTATTCCGCGCATGTCACCGAATCTGGTGACGTTTTGTCTGCCGTCACGTCGACGCCGGTCAGCAAGGCGTCCTTCCGCCAGGACTATCTTGTGAGCATGGTGAGGGAGGCCGACGTCGTAGTGCTGGAGTGCAACCTTTCCTCAGACACGCTGATTCGGGCGACAAAGATAGCCAATGAGGCGAAGAAGCCGGTTTGGGTGGGCGGCGTCTCCGAGGTCAAGGCGCTCAAGATTCTGGATCTCCACGCTGCGGAATGCCGCCTGAACGGCCTTTTCCTCAATGAAACGGAACTTGCCGGTCTCTTGTCCGCGTCGAGCGCGGCCGAACAGCCGTCCGAATTGACGCGACGATTTGGGCAACGCGTTCTTGCTCGAGCGTCTGGCCTGGGCCTACAGCCGTTTGAACTCGCTGGTTGGCTGGGCGGGGCCGTCATCGAGACGCGTGGTAAGGCTGGTGTTGCTGTTTGGGAAGCAGCGAGGGCTGCACCAATCGCCGAATATATGGGGCCGCGTCAAGCTCCCGCCGGCGCAGCCGGCGGGTCAATTTGGCAGGGCGCTGGTGACCAGCTCATGGCGATGACGCTCTATCTGATGGCGACTGAGCAGATCGGGGTTGGCGAAGCCGCCTGTCGGGCAAGTCAGACCATCAGCGAAAGCCCGCGTCAATTCTTGAACGCCAGCGGCCCCAATCCGCTGGAGGCGAAGATCTCTTCCTTACGCGATGCGGCATTGTTGGATCCGCTCACCAGCTTGGTAAATCGCCGCGGTCTCGACGATTGGCTGACACAGCACGACAGCCAGGCGGAGATGTCCTTGCTGTTGCTGGACATCGACCACTTCAAGAAGGTCAACGATCAATTTGGCCACGACGTTGGCGACAACGTGTTGCGCCGCATCGGTGCCATCATCTCCAACGCCCTTCGAACCAGTGACTGCGGGTGCCGCTGGGGCGGTGAAGAGATGATCGCGGTTCTGCCGTACACTGGATTGCCCGGGGCGCTTGAAGTGGCCGAGCGGTTGCGGCGGGTCATCGAGACGCACCAGTTCGCGCATGGACGTGTCACCTGTTCGGTCGGCGTGGCCACCGGCACCATGGACACCCTGGAAGCTACGCGCGAGGCTAGCGACCAGGCGCTATATCAGGCGAAAAAAAGCGGTCGGAACCGGGTGGTCGCTGCTGATCGATCTGAATCGGAACTTCAGGCCTGA
- a CDS encoding response regulator transcription factor, translating to MAVKNHNIVVVDDDIDMRDTVKAYLAQEDFSVAGVGTGQELWEYLAVNQVDLVILDGRLPDIDGFQLTQHVSSAYDVGIVVVTARSSVEDRIVGLEMGADDYVIKPFSNRELLARVRSVLRRRSPPPRAKTGTRLPAPFLIPAQSPSRKLSFGGGAHAEPQNVNWSLDKLKRDLISPRGQKLALAAGDFDLLLIFAENPGVTMTRQSIMRNWKGRDLNDEERTIDMAIHRLKKKFAEIGAADEFFIQTIRARGLLCSAKISII from the coding sequence ATGGCGGTGAAAAATCATAACATCGTCGTTGTCGACGACGATATCGATATGCGGGATACGGTCAAAGCCTATCTCGCTCAAGAAGATTTTTCAGTGGCCGGCGTAGGGACAGGTCAGGAACTGTGGGAGTATCTGGCCGTCAACCAGGTCGATCTCGTCATTCTTGACGGCCGCCTTCCTGACATCGACGGCTTCCAGCTGACCCAGCACGTCAGCTCTGCCTACGATGTCGGTATCGTTGTCGTTACCGCGAGAAGTTCTGTGGAAGATAGAATCGTCGGGCTCGAAATGGGCGCCGACGACTACGTCATCAAACCATTCTCCAACCGCGAATTGCTGGCCCGGGTCCGTTCAGTCCTGCGCCGCCGCTCGCCACCTCCCAGGGCCAAGACAGGGACCAGGCTGCCCGCGCCTTTTCTCATTCCGGCGCAATCACCCTCTCGGAAGCTGTCATTTGGCGGCGGCGCTCACGCAGAACCGCAGAACGTTAACTGGAGTCTCGACAAGCTTAAGCGAGACCTCATATCTCCAAGGGGACAGAAACTTGCCTTGGCGGCCGGCGATTTTGACCTCCTGCTCATCTTTGCGGAAAACCCTGGGGTTACCATGACGCGGCAGTCCATCATGAGGAATTGGAAGGGACGCGACCTCAATGACGAAGAGCGGACCATCGACATGGCCATCCATCGTCTGAAGAAAAAATTCGCCGAAATCGGGGCTGCAGACGAATTCTTCATCCAGACCATCCGGGCTCGGGGTCTGCTGTGCAGCGCCAAGATCTCCATTATCTGA
- a CDS encoding ATP-binding protein: MSDPVYRSFRKRGPDRRKANYEKLLRLHSECIGFCIKYDNETTLAQAICDLAITRAGYTQSFIGYAEQDEKKTFRIIAQQGIDAVQFPELSWGPDHPSGQGLIGECIRSRQAIAFNPWSPEYTTEFWQQAAKKIGFDSSIAIPIIIENDVIGAMLFFANAEGPVDEAEIYYLERLVADLAYAIRFIRLQRREQDATRTLTIEAEKRQRLEQQLAESRHMESIGRLAGGVAHDFNNKLAIISSNLEMLQASLVKYPHETERVLAAMRATKNASDLVNGLLAYARRQPLIPQVIDVVSTLREIKRQLETTMPANVQISIDNAKDTWPVTVDPSGFEAAITNLLKNAQDAIRLGGGKITISTRNLSAIGQQFEAPEASEGDYTCIEVADNGCGIAQDILPRVFEPFFTTKAPGRGTGLGLASAYGFARQSGGILKIKSQVDEGTILSLYLPKAIRPITNHAPSNQADQCLPPRCTILVVEDEPELCANTSIFLRELGMQAFECNSTMDTVNQLLSNSKIDVLFTDVRLQDSVLGPALIKKIKSFYPWLKIIVTSGNIDMGVLSTITGMEGVVYLPKPYTRQMVTDCLRQMIAPNGQAGG, encoded by the coding sequence ATGTCGGACCCCGTCTATCGCTCCTTCCGGAAGAGAGGCCCTGATCGCCGCAAGGCCAATTACGAAAAGCTGCTGCGACTGCATAGCGAATGCATCGGTTTTTGCATCAAATATGACAACGAAACCACCCTTGCGCAGGCAATCTGCGACTTGGCAATCACGCGCGCCGGCTATACCCAATCCTTCATCGGCTATGCCGAGCAAGATGAGAAAAAAACTTTTCGTATAATCGCCCAGCAAGGTATCGATGCTGTGCAATTTCCAGAACTGTCGTGGGGTCCTGACCATCCCAGCGGGCAGGGGTTGATTGGCGAATGCATCAGATCACGACAAGCCATCGCCTTTAACCCGTGGTCACCGGAGTACACAACAGAATTTTGGCAACAGGCCGCGAAGAAAATCGGCTTCGATTCGTCAATCGCGATTCCGATCATTATCGAGAACGACGTGATCGGTGCCATGCTCTTTTTCGCGAACGCGGAAGGTCCAGTCGACGAAGCAGAAATCTACTACCTGGAGCGCCTGGTTGCCGATCTCGCCTATGCAATCCGGTTCATTCGGCTGCAGCGCCGCGAACAGGACGCAACCCGCACGCTGACCATTGAAGCCGAGAAACGGCAACGGCTCGAACAACAGCTCGCCGAATCCCGTCATATGGAGTCCATAGGACGCCTCGCTGGCGGCGTCGCGCATGACTTCAACAACAAACTGGCGATCATCTCCTCAAACTTGGAGATGCTTCAGGCGTCGCTGGTAAAATATCCCCATGAGACGGAACGCGTATTGGCCGCAATGCGGGCCACCAAAAATGCTTCCGATCTTGTCAACGGCCTGCTCGCCTACGCCCGCCGCCAACCGCTGATTCCACAGGTGATCGACGTGGTCTCCACGCTGCGGGAAATCAAAAGGCAGCTGGAGACCACGATGCCGGCGAACGTGCAGATCTCCATCGACAATGCCAAGGATACCTGGCCTGTCACAGTCGATCCGTCTGGTTTCGAAGCTGCAATCACCAATTTGCTGAAGAACGCCCAGGATGCTATCCGCTTGGGTGGTGGCAAGATCACGATCTCGACCAGAAACCTCAGCGCGATTGGGCAGCAGTTCGAAGCACCCGAAGCTTCGGAAGGGGACTACACCTGCATAGAGGTGGCAGACAACGGATGCGGCATTGCTCAGGATATTTTGCCCAGGGTGTTCGAACCTTTTTTCACCACCAAGGCCCCAGGCCGCGGAACGGGCCTTGGACTGGCCTCTGCCTACGGCTTCGCCAGGCAGTCCGGCGGGATCCTGAAGATCAAGAGCCAGGTCGATGAGGGCACGATCCTATCGCTCTACCTTCCAAAGGCAATCCGGCCAATCACCAACCATGCCCCATCCAACCAAGCAGATCAGTGCCTGCCACCTCGATGCACTATCCTGGTCGTCGAAGACGAACCCGAATTATGCGCAAACACTTCGATCTTCTTGCGCGAACTGGGCATGCAGGCCTTCGAGTGCAATTCGACAATGGATACTGTCAACCAGCTGCTGTCGAACTCGAAGATCGACGTGCTCTTCACCGATGTCCGCCTCCAAGATAGCGTGCTCGGTCCTGCCTTGATCAAAAAAATCAAAAGCTTCTACCCGTGGCTCAAAATCATCGTTACCTCGGGTAACATCGACATGGGCGTGCTGTCGACCATCACCGGGATGGAGGGCGTGGTCTATCTCCCCAAGCCCTACACCCGTCAGATGGTCACCGATTGCCTGCGCCAGATGATCGCGCCGAACGGTCAAGCCGGCGGCTGA